One genomic region from Thermoanaerobaculia bacterium encodes:
- the rplC gene encoding 50S ribosomal protein L3, with amino-acid sequence MKGIIGRKLGMTQIFTEERLIPVTVIHAAPNVITQVKTQATDGYEAIQFGMIERVKEKNQTRPFKGHLAKADGPAVRRLMELRLNDKTSRSVGEQITVSEFGEEEWVDVVATSKGKGFQGVMKRHNFRGGAATHGSMFHRAPGSIGASSYPSRVWKGMRMGGRMGNERVTVKNLKIVKVDVENNLIFIRGAVPGPRRGYVFVKSSLKGETHG; translated from the coding sequence ATGAAAGGGATTATTGGACGCAAGCTGGGCATGACGCAGATCTTCACCGAAGAGCGCCTGATTCCCGTCACGGTGATCCACGCTGCTCCCAACGTGATCACGCAGGTGAAAACCCAGGCCACCGACGGATACGAAGCCATTCAGTTCGGCATGATCGAGCGTGTAAAGGAAAAGAACCAGACCCGACCCTTCAAGGGACACCTTGCCAAGGCGGATGGACCGGCAGTTCGAAGGCTTATGGAACTGCGCCTGAATGATAAGACTTCCCGCAGTGTGGGAGAACAGATCACGGTCAGCGAGTTTGGTGAAGAAGAATGGGTTGATGTCGTGGCAACCTCCAAGGGTAAAGGTTTCCAGGGTGTCATGAAGCGCCACAACTTCCGCGGTGGAGCCGCAACGCACGGCTCAATGTTCCACAGAGCTCCCGGATCCATCGGTGCATCTTCCTACCCTTCGAGGGTCTGGAAGGGCATGCGGATGGGCGGCCGGATGGGAAATGAGCGCGTCACCGTGAAAAATTTAAAGATCGTGAAAGTCGATGTCGAGAACAACCTTATCTTCATACGGGGCGCCGTACCCGGCCCCCGGCGGGGTTATGTTTTCGTGAAATCCTCCCTGAAGGGGGAGACCCATGGTTAA